In the Purpureocillium takamizusanense chromosome 5, complete sequence genome, one interval contains:
- a CDS encoding uncharacterized protein (SECRETED:SignalP(1-18~SECRETED:cutsite=VAA-AT~SECRETED:prob=0.4478)~EggNog:ENOG503PRT2) — MWRLALLVALVCAALVAAATSVDTITASPATSLSVAWTNSQTRLASQTSQSVSVVALSEPLSNGTTHFSSTAVLPTARPNSTTSRSTQVTGGAIPQQMQASMAGLLGFCIMGLVML, encoded by the exons ATGTGGCgcctcgctctcctcgtcgccctcgtgtgcgccgccctcgtcgccgccgccacctccgtCGACACCATCACAGCCTCGCCTGCCACGTCACTCTCCGTCGCATGGACCAATTCGCAGACCAGGCTCGCCAGCCAAACCTCCCAAAGCGtgtccgtcgtcgcgctctCAGAACCGCTTTCCAATGGAACCA CACACTTCTCATCCACCGCCGTGCTACCGACTGCCCGACCCAATTCCACAACATCTCGTTCCACGCAGGTAACTGGAGGCGCTATCCCGCAGCAGATGCAGGCTTCCAtggccggcctgctgggGTTCTGCATCATGGGGCTGGTCATGTTATAG
- the CDC60 gene encoding Leucine--tRNA ligase (COG:J~EggNog:ENOG503NUN2~BUSCO:EOG092601KZ) — protein sequence MASTDSVPKAMEGLNISQPKTKELKGTEKRDSLIAVEKKYQQQWAKEHIFEQDAPSTEEVPLHSISAAELREKQPKFFGCMPYPYMNGVLHAGHTFSASKVEFAAGVARMQGKRALFPMAFHCTGMPIKACADKLVNEIKLFGQDFSGYSEEDEAADGSAVPAGKAKKEDLTKFTTNKSKANAKTAKLKYQFQIMKSIGIPREDIHLFADPQYWLKFFPPLAIRDLSSLGCRIDWRRSFVTTDANPYYDAFVRWQMNRLKELNKIKFGKRYTIYSIKDGQPCMDHDRAEGEAVNPQEYTALKLKVLEWAPKAAEAIKGKVPEDSEIFLVPATLRPETMYGQTCCFVGPKITYGVFKAGERKYYVVTDRAARNMAYQGILSQEGVIEKAGEIPGADIVGTLVNAPLSLHKEGVRVLPMDNVLPTKGTGVVTSVPSDSPDDFATVSELAKKADFYGINKEWAELEIFPIIQTPSYGDLCAPFLVKKLKIASPKDTKQLEEAKELAYKEGFYQGIMAVGEFKGEKVETAKPKVRSQMIDAGDAFAYSEPERKVVSRSGDDCIVALMDQWYLDYGEESWKKTALEWVENADGKGLETWTQETKHSFEGVLNWLNQWACARTYGLGSKLPWDPQFLVESLSDSTIYMAYYTIAHYLQKDLFGREKGIGNIAPEQMLDEVWDYIFCRRELGEDVLKDSKIPQKTLESMRREFEYFYPLDVRSSGKDLIPNHLTFFLYVHLAIFPPEYWPRGVRANGHLMLNGEKMSKSTGNFMTLRELVTKYGADAARIAIADAGDGVSDANFEEDVADNNILRLFNLREWCEEMVREQEELRTGEPNSFQDALFNNEMNSVTGEAVEQYRQTNYKLALKAALYELTSARDFYREACSAGGIKMHKDLVFRYIELQALLMAVIAPHWSEHIWREVLKKDGSIQNARFPEVRPVDAALSAKRDYVRNTASNVNSAEGLQLKKKAKGKEVSFDPKQPKKLTIYMSARFPSWQAKYIDLLKEMWEPSTKSVNDKELNGRIAKMGEMKKAMPFVQGLKKRLQNGEPASAVLEQKLAFDEKETLAQMVPGLSKTAGLVACDVLIVEEGGKKGVSMTDGKEVDITVPIAENSVPGVPTFFFENVQA from the exons ATGGCTTCCACCGACTCCGTCCCCAAGGCCATGGAGGGCCTGAACATCTCGCAGCCCAAGACCAAGGAGCTGAAAGGA ACCGAGAAGCGCGACtccctcatcgccgtcgagaagaaATACCAACAGCAGTGGGCCAAGGAGCACATCTTCGAGCAGGATGCCCCGTCGACCGAGGAGGTGCCCCTGCACTCCATAtctgccgccgagctgcgagAGAAGCAGCCCAAGTTCTTCGGATGCATGCCGTACCCCTACATGAACGGCGTCCTGCACGCCGGACACACCTTCTCGGCCAGCAAGGTCGAGtttgccgccggcgtcgcccggATGCAGGGCAAGCGGGCCCTGTTCCCCATGGCCTTCCACTGCACCGGCATGCCCATCAAGGCGTGCGCCGATAAGCTGGTCAACGAGATCAAGCTGTTCGGCCAGGACTTCTCCGGGTacagcgaggaggacgaggccgccgacggcagcgctGTCCCCGCtggcaaggccaagaaggaggactTGACCAAATTCACCACCAACAAGAGCAAGGCCAAcgccaagacggccaagcTCAAGTACCAGTTCCAGATCATGAAGTCCATCGGCATCCCTCGGGAGGACATTCACCTCTTCGCCGACCCGCAATACTGGCTGAAGTTCTTCCCGCCCTTGGCCATCCGCGACCTCAGCAGCCTGGGTTGCCGAATCGACTGGCGCCGATCGTTTGTCACCACCGATGCAAACCCGTACTACGATGCCTTTGTTAGATGGCAGATGAACCGCCTGAAGGAGCTGAACAAGATCAAGTTCGGCAAGCGCTACACCATTTACTCCATCAAGGATGGCCAGCCGTGCATGGACCACGACCGCGCCGAGGGAGAGGCTGTCAACCCGCAAGAGTACACTGCTCTTAAGCTGAAGGTCCTGGAATGGGCacccaaggccgccgaggccatcaagggcaaggtgCCGGAGGACTCCGAGATCTTCCTGGTGCCCGCCACCCTTAGGCCCGAGACGATGTACGGACAGACGTGCTGCTTTGTGGGCCCCAAGATAACCTACGGTGTCTTCAAGGCTGGCGAGAGGAAGTACTACGTTGTGACGGATAGGGCCGCGCGAAATATGGCCTACCAGGGCATCCTGTCCCAGGAAGGCGTCATCGAGAAGGCTGGCGAGATCCCCGGTGCCGACATTGTGGGCACGCTGGTCAACGCACCCCTCTCGCTGCACAAGGAGGGCGTGCGCGTCCTGCCCATGGACAACGTCCTGCCCACCAAGGGCACTGGTGTAGTCACGTCGGTCCCGTCCGATAGCCCCGACGACTTTGCTACCGTCTCtgagctggccaagaaggccgatTTCTACGGCATCAACAAGGAGTGGGCCGAGCTGGAAATTTTCCCCATCATCCAGACCCCGTCGTATGGCGACCTCTGCGCGCCGTTCCtggtcaagaagctcaagaTTGCTTCGCCTAAGGACACCAagcagctggaggaggccaaggagctggcCTACAAGGAAGGCTTCTACCAGGGTATCATGGCTGTGGGCGAATTCAAGGGCGAAAAGGTCGAGACTGCCAAGCCCAAGGTTAGAAGTCAGATGATCGATGCCGGAGACGCCTTCGCCTACTCGGAACCGGAGCGCAAGGTTGTCAGCAGATCTGGAGACGACTGCATCGTGGCCCTGATGGACCAGTGGTACCTGGACTACGGCGAGGAGTCGTGGAAGAAGACCGCCTTGGAGTGGGTTGAGAACGCCGACGGTAAGGGCCTGGAGACGTGGACCCAAGAAACCAAGCACAGCTTCGAGGGCGTGCTGAACTGGCTGAACCAGTGGGCTTGCGCCAGAACGTACGGCCTGGGTTCGAAGCTGCCTTGGGATCCTCAGTTCCTGGTCGAGAGTCTGAGCGATTCGACCATCTACATGGCATACTACACCATCGCGCACTATCTGCAAAAGGATCTGTTTGGCCGCGAGAAGGGCATCGGCAACATTGCGCCCGAGCAGATGCTTGACGAGGTGTGGGACTACATTTTCTGCCGCcgggagctcggcgaggacgtcctGAAGGATTCCAAGATCCCGCAAAAGACTCTGGAGAGCATGCGCCGCGAGTTTGAGTACTTCTACCCCTTGGACGTTCGAAGCTCGGGCAAGGACCTGATTCCCAACCACTTGACCTTCTTCCTGTACGTTCACTTGGCCATTTTCCCGCCCGAGTACTGGCCTCGTGGTGTGCGCGCGAACGGTCACCTGATGTTGAACGGCGAGAAAATGAGCAAGAGCACGGGCAACTTTATGACTCTGCGGGAGCTGGTCACCAAGTACGGTGCTGACGCCGCTCGtatcgccatcgccgacgccggcgacggtgtGAGCGACGCCAACTTTGAGGAGGATGTCGCGGACAACAACATTCTGCGCCTGTTCAACCTGCGAGAGTGGTGCGAGGAGATGGTCcgggagcaggaggagctgcggaCGGGCGAGCCCAACTCGTTCCAGGATGCGCTGTTCAACAACGAGATGAACAGCGTCACgggcgaggctgtcgagcAGTACCGCCAGACCAACTACAAACTGGCGCTGAAGGCGGCTCTCTACGAGCTGACGAGCGCTCGCGACTTTTACCGCGAggcctgctcggccggcggcatcaagaTGCACAAGGACCTGGTGTTCCGCTACATCGAACTGCAGGCCCTGCTGATGGCCGTCATTGCGCCTCACTGGTCAGAGCACATCTGGCGCGAGGTCTTGAAGAAGGACGGGTCTATCCAGAACGCCCGATTCCCCGAGGTgcgccccgtcgacgcggcgctgtCGGCCAAGAGGGATTACGTGCGCAACACGGCGTCCAACGTCAACTCggccgagggcctgcagctcaagaagaaggccaagggcaaggaggtgTCTTTTGACCCGAAGCAGCCCAAGAAGCTGACGATTTACATGTCGGCCCGATTCCCGTCGTGGCAGGCCAAGTACATTGACCTTCTCAAGGAGATGTGGGAGCCGTCGACCAAGTCGGTCAACGACAAGGAGCTGAACGGGCGGATCGCCAAGATGGGCgagatgaagaaggcgaTGCCGTTTGTGCAGGGCCTGAAGAAGCGCCTGCAGAATGGCGAGCCCGCGAGCGCCGTGCTGGAGCAGAAGCTGGCGTTTGACGAGAAGGAGACGCTGGCGCAGATGGTGCCGGGACTGTCAAAGACGGCCGGGCTGGTGGCGTGCGACGTGCTGAtcgtggaggagggcggcaagaagggcgTCAGCATGACGGACGGCAAAGAGGTGGATATTACGGTGCCGATCGCGGAGAACTCGGTCCCAGGAGTGCCGACGTTCTTCTTTGAGAACGTGCAAGCGTAA
- a CDS encoding uncharacterized protein (EggNog:ENOG503P72Z~TransMembrane:1 (i74-91o)), giving the protein MFATLVRRMAQSAKEPLAKQVPLNAAANPYKARKVWPPNFKELNHQQQLRFEKKYKRRILLAGKSPRWDKGVKFAQLATIAAALVWLLFYSEFEWWGKQYKPSEEMRRHAANVFGVLDPDKRYERRKDAPDVNPTPKAPESESK; this is encoded by the exons ATGTTCGCGACTCTCGTCAGACGCATGGCCCAGTCGGCAAAGGAGCCGCTGGCGAAGCAGGTCCCGCTGAACGCCGCAGCGAACCCGTACAAGGCGCGAAAGGTCTGGCCGCCAAACTTCAAGGAGCTcaaccaccagcagcagctccggtTCGAGAAGAAGTACAAGCGGCGCATCCTGCTCGCGGGCAAGTCGCCGAGGTGGGATAAGGGAGTCAAGTTTGCGCAGCTTGCGACCATTGCAG CCGCCTTGGTTTGGCTGCTCTTCTATTCCGAGTTCGAATGGTGGGGGAAGCAGTACAAGCCCTCCGAAGAG ATGCGTCGGCATGCGGCCAACGTCTTTGGAGTCCTTGACCCCGACAAGCGATACGAGCGTCGCAAGGATGCGCCCGACGTCAACCCGACCCCAAAAGCACCGGAATCCGAGTCTAAATAA
- the APS3 gene encoding Sigma-adaptin 3A (EggNog:ENOG503P0ZV~COG:U~BUSCO:EOG09265FGA): MINAFLVFNGQGQPRLTKFYTQLETSIQQRLISEIFTLVSNRPAGSCNFLPLPPLLAASGTSHTSSQEQNDVPSLVTYRHYATLFFIIISTSTESPLALIDLIQVYVEALDKLFENVCELDLIFNFETLHATLSEMIIGGVVIETSLDRIVSGVRAQGTVAKRPVNEGRSAGLSSGLGMSGSFAWAGR, from the exons ATGATCAATGCGTTTCTGGTCTTCAATGGCCAGGGCCAGCCCCGCCTGACCAAGTTCTACACGCAGCTT GAGACGAGCATCCAGCAGCGGCTGATATCCGAAATCTTCACGCTGGTGTCGAACCGCCCAGCCGGGTCCTGCAACTTCctgcccctcccgccgctgctggccgcgtCGGGCACCTCGCACACGTCGTCGCAGGAACAGAACGACGTGCCCTCGCTCGTCACGTACCGGCACTACGCGACCCTtttcttcatcatcatctccacGTCGACCGAgtcgcccctcgccctcatcgaccTGATACAAGTCTACGTCGAGGCCCTGGACAAGCTCTTCGAGAACGTGTGCGAGCTCGACCTCATCTTCAACTTTGAGACGCTGCACGCTACGCTGTCGGAGATGATCATAGGCGGCGTGGTCATCGAGACGAGCCTGGACCGCATCGTCTCGGGCGTTAGGGCGCAGGGGACGGTGGCCAAGAGGCCCGTCAACGAGGGGCGGAGCGCGGGCCTGAGCTCTGGGCTCGGCATGAGCGGGAGCTTTGCGTGGGCAGGGAGGTGA
- a CDS encoding Ferroxidase (BUSCO:EOG092659DX~COG:P~EggNog:ENOG503P5Z6), giving the protein MARQVIVAQASRLVARTARSSGAPRASLHAAPCVLLSRAAVPPARQPLCSRRLFSASASRAKGIMPDTENPVKEDTVKTEPSVGVAELSDTAYHELADQYLDTVLAKFEQLQDAREDIDIEYSAGVMTITVADKGTYVINKQPPNKQIWLSSPISGPKRYDWCIIGEGQGEKEGTGSGNWIYTRDGVSLNDLILEELDVVIDVPAES; this is encoded by the exons ATGGCTCGCCaggtcatcgtcgcccaggcctcgcgcctcgtcgcgcgcacGGCACGAAGCTCCGGCGCCCCCCGCGCGAGCCTCCACGCCGCCCCGTGCGTGCTGCTGTCCCGCGCCGCGgtcccgccggcgcggcagcccTTGTGCTCCCGGCGGCTgttctcggcgtcggcgtcccgCGCCAAGGGCATCATGCCCGACACCGAGAACCCAGTCAAGGAAGACACCGTCAAGACGGAGCCGAGCGTCGGGGTCGCGGAGCTGTCGGATACCGCATATCACGAGCTGGCGGACCAGTATCTGGACACGGTGCTGGCCAAGTTTgagcagctgcaggacgCCAGGGAGGACATTGACATTGAGTACTCG GCCGGTGTCATGACCATCACGGTAGCGGACAAGGGAACCTACGTCATCAACAAGCAGCCCCCGAACAAGCAGATCTGGCTCTCATCACCCATCTCCGGCCCCAAGCGCTACGACTGGTGCATCATCGGCGAGGGCCAAGGAGAGAAGGAAGGCACCGGGTCCGGCAACTGGATCTACACGAGGGACGGCGTGAGCCTAAACGACCTCAtcctggaggagctggacgtTGTGATTGACGTGCCGGCCGAGAGCTAG
- a CDS encoding uncharacterized protein (EggNog:ENOG503P6V7), whose product MATTTTRTDMIHAYRHLYRALLQAVQFSSPARYVARDQLRAAFRDGGGAAWDPEGARRTLWFVQAAARERGLEHRVLKNLLRVGGMRMRMRGLEWRRMLHESKQRNDTKAEQETAMQHYDMTVAMLNKSMGLCLR is encoded by the exons atggcgacgacaacgacaagaACGGACATGATCCACGCGTACCGGCACCTGTACCGggccctgctgcaggcggTGCAgttctcgtcgccggcgcggtaCGTGGCACGCGACCagctgcgggcggcgttccgggacgggggcggcgcggcgtgggaccccgagggcgcgcggcggacgcTGTGGTtcgtgcaggcggcggcgcgggagaggGGGCTGGAGCACCGGGTGCTCAAGAACCTGCTGCGCGTGGGGGGGATGCGGATGCGGATGCGGGGGCTGGAGTGGCGGAGGATGCTGCACGAGAGCAAGCAGAG GAACGACACGAAGGCCGAGCAAGAGACCGCCATGCAGCACTATGACATGACGGTTGCCATGTTGAACAAGAGCATGGGGCTTTGTCTGCGGTGA